One Nostoc punctiforme PCC 73102 DNA window includes the following coding sequences:
- a CDS encoding type II toxin-antitoxin system Phd/YefM family antitoxin: MTAISATEARANFQELINRAEYKGERIVIQRHGKPAVAIISLDDLKLLEAVEDAIDSETLRRAIEENDGFTSLEAISAKRGNE, encoded by the coding sequence ATGACTGCCATAAGTGCAACCGAAGCTCGCGCAAACTTCCAAGAGCTTATTAATCGTGCTGAGTATAAGGGTGAGCGGATTGTAATTCAGCGTCATGGTAAACCTGCCGTAGCAATTATCAGTCTTGATGATTTGAAATTGCTTGAAGCTGTTGAAGATGCTATTGATTCAGAAACACTTCGTCGTGCAATTGAGGAAAATGATGGGTTTACTTCCTTAGAGGCAATTAGTGCCAAGCGTGGAAATGAGTGA